One window of Dyadobacter sandarakinus genomic DNA carries:
- the apaG gene encoding Co2+/Mg2+ efflux protein ApaG, which produces MVSKVTDGVKVTVMTEFQPDYSNPAQDHYVFTYKILIENHSEHTVKLLRRHWHIYDANGTVREVEGAGIVGLQPILEPGEVHDYVSGCNLRTDMGKMSGTYLMERVIDGRHFKVIIPAFSLVAPYRLN; this is translated from the coding sequence ATGGTTTCCAAAGTTACGGATGGTGTGAAAGTCACTGTAATGACAGAGTTTCAGCCGGATTACTCCAACCCGGCCCAGGACCATTACGTTTTTACTTATAAAATCCTCATCGAAAACCATAGCGAGCATACCGTCAAGTTGCTGCGGCGCCACTGGCACATTTACGACGCCAACGGAACCGTGCGGGAAGTAGAAGGTGCAGGCATTGTGGGCCTGCAACCTATCCTGGAACCTGGCGAGGTACATGACTATGTATCGGGCTGCAACCTTCGGACGGATATGGGCAAAATGTCCGGCACTTACCTGATGGAACGCGTCATTGACGGACGGCACTTCAAGGTGATTATCCCTGCATTTTCCCTCGTAGCTCCTTACCGCCTCAACTGA